The proteins below are encoded in one region of Corynebacterium felinum:
- a CDS encoding chorismate mutase, producing the protein MSADQPVSEEFEIRFPSGTDDPLSDAEIQQYREEINRLDRIILDAVKRRTDISKAIGKTRMSSGGTRLVHTREVAIVNQFREELGDEGPGLAQILLRMGRGRLG; encoded by the coding sequence ATGAGCGCTGATCAGCCTGTGAGTGAAGAATTCGAGATTCGTTTCCCGTCTGGTACGGATGATCCTTTGTCGGATGCTGAAATTCAGCAGTATCGGGAGGAAATCAATCGTCTTGATCGGATTATTTTGGATGCGGTGAAGCGTCGCACTGATATTTCAAAGGCGATTGGGAAGACTCGCATGTCTTCGGGTGGGACGCGGCTGGTGCATACGCGTGAGGTGGCGATTGTTAATCAGTTCCGTGAGGAGCTGGGTGATGAGGGTCCGGGTCTTGCCCAGATTTTGTTGCGGATGGGGCGCGGGCGTCTCGGCTAG